The sequence below is a genomic window from Streptosporangium lutulentum.
GCCTGGGCGAGCAGGAGATCCAGGCGGATGAGGGTCCAGTAGTCACCGCAGGACTCGCAGAGCTCGCGGCCCTCGTGGAGAACGGCCACGGCCTGGTCGTGGCGGCCGGTGAGCATCATCGCGGTGGCGACGACCGTGTAGGTGGGCAGGAAGCCGGGGAAGACGTTGCCGGTCGATCGGTGGCGCACCCGCGCGTGCTGGATGAGCTGGAGCGCCTCCACCACGTCGCCCTTGACTACCGCCAGGTGAGCCTTGAACTGGCTGACGTAGGCCGTGGCGTAGCCGTCGGAGTCTTCCGCGGCGCATTCGGTGAGGATGCGCTTCGCCCGTTCGAGGTCGCCGCGCTGGATCGAGACCCAGGCGTGCACCCACAGCGCCTTGACCCGCTCGGGGCTGGGGGTGTGGTCGAGATCCAGCCCGCGCTGGAGCAGGTCGTCCCCGGGAGACTGCATGCCGCAGCACGCCCACAGGAACCAGAGGTTGCCGACCAGGTCGAGGCCCTTGCGGTACTCCGAGGGCCGGGAGTAGCAGTATTCGATGGCCCCGCGCATGTTGGCGCATTCGAGCACCAGCCTCCGGTACCACTCGAGTTGCTTGCCCTGCCAGCTCATCTCGGCGCGGGCGGACAGGCCGAGGAAGTGGTCGCGGTGGCGCCGTCCCGTCTCGTCCGTCTCGCCGAGGCGTTCCAGCCAGACGGCGCCGAACGCGCGGACGGTGTTGAGCAGGCGGTAGCGGACGCCGCCCTCGCCCTCCTCGCGGGCGAGGATCGACTTGTCGAGCAGGCCCAGCAGCGCGTCGAGAACCTCCTCGACGCCGAGCGCGCCGCCCGCGCAGACGCCTTCCGCGGCTTCGAGGTCGAAGGTGCCGGAGAAGACCGAGGCCCGAGCCCACAGGAGGCGTTCCTGCGGGCTGCAGAGCTCGTGGCTCCAGCCGTAGGCGGCACGCATGGAACCGTGCCGCCGGGTGCCGGAGGCGGTGGCGAAAACGTCGGCGGCCCCCGGGCCGGGGCCC
It includes:
- a CDS encoding ATP-binding protein, with the translated sequence MRADVFVGRKTELADVSTLLERVRHVTLTGPAGAGKTCIALRLARTLEHELPGDVHVVELADAPADLDALTEMLADAIGVRRQPDVPVLRSLIDELVPRRSVIVLDTCDRVVGAVGALIGLLLRSVEGLRVLSTSRQRLGLPGEHLYPVGGMPEDDAVHLLTILAGGRLSETDPTELCKRLDNLPLAIELAAAGPGPGAADVFATASGTRRHGSMRAAYGWSHELCSPQERLLWARASVFSGTFDLEAAEGVCAGGALGVEEVLDALLGLLDKSILAREEGEGGVRYRLLNTVRAFGAVWLERLGETDETGRRHRDHFLGLSARAEMSWQGKQLEWYRRLVLECANMRGAIEYCYSRPSEYRKGLDLVGNLWFLWACCGMQSPGDDLLQRGLDLDHTPSPERVKALWVHAWVSIQRGDLERAKRILTECAAEDSDGYATAYVSQFKAHLAVVKGDVVEALQLIQHARVRHRSTGNVFPGFLPTYTVVATAMMLTGRHDQAVAVLHEGRELCESCGDYWTLIRLDLLLAQAEHLLGNTAAAVVAARSALRGARLFGDTISLMEALEVFVVIAEADVNDTFAATMLGASGAAWENAEIPPSRSPLIESLLRKAELRLRGRMGRAEFERLRASGESIDLRTAVDHALQGALS